Proteins found in one Choristoneura fumiferana chromosome 16, NRCan_CFum_1, whole genome shotgun sequence genomic segment:
- the LOC141436497 gene encoding uncharacterized protein, which translates to MADEKMIKKRSCMKSKLTIFSNYVKVFKTCKEPSSLQLLDLESRFSKFDALYAEFDKLQSDIEMLSDEPDREAVEREQFEAQYHSLVAAARALLGARTPRRDALDASGYEDAQASAFKNNCVRLPKIDLPVFNGHYQHWLEFRDTFTSLIHSRQDIDSINKLHYLRASLKGSALLVIDNLDFKSENYESAWQLLCSRYDNKRLLVNNHVRELFNVEPMRNESYSSIRHIIDVTNKNLRALSTLDQPTEHWDTLIIHMMAEKLDSVTHRVWEEYRNTLTDPPSLEMFTIFLSNRAVLLETLQESKGKLNKSESYKTNTNLLIATNNQNNYNKKTTNHQFNKNHKKIFTCPLCNQNHFLFNCETFRALPIETRIHKAKETKVCLNCLRPGHIENNCNLVPCKYCKKRHNTLLHLHEPRSIPEPPIPSTSNINNFASSSILKQPTTFSHVLLSTALVQVIDSAGAAHSARMLLDNGSTANFVTQSLCGKLGLSRRSASSTVTGINNNTSYITQSCSLTMKSSYSDYSLTVDCLILPQITKALPSSFINIENIPLPMGISLADPSFNIPSVIDILVGADVFWSVLCNNSIDLGKNQPKLYETKLGWLVSGYVARLKAPSSSSVCHFLNEEPNPDLSRFWELDTVAAKHSLSPEERACEQSFLANTTRNNDGGFVVTMPLKDDPSVLGDSFQKAKCRFLSLERKFAREPVFKHRYMEFMREYEHLGHMTENKEPSSSCLQQVSYFIAHHGVIRESSLTTKLRAVFDASAASSSGISLNDIQMVGPTVQEDLYSILLRFRQHRYVVTGDIEKMYRAIEINPIQRSLQQIIFRYDTTKPLKTYTLNTVTYGTASAPYLATKCLVSLAASAPNNDVKQAIQRDFYVDDYLGGSSTIDRTINLCTGIIDTLKSAKFNLRKFRSNNQIILDNISPSSPQSENVLDISNTHKQVSSKTLGLNWISDLDLLSYSINIELPEKITKRHILSVISQIFDPLGLVGPCVVEAKIIMQRLWIEQCSWDTEVPDEIKRLWFSFTDTLPLLNQLKIPRWVLSEDSIVHELHIFSDSSERAYGACVYVRSVSKSGLIKVHLLTSKSRVAPIKPTTIPRLELCGALLAARLCNKTLTSLTIQITKCRFWCDSTIVLGWLNTPSTNLKSFVRNRVHEIQESTEGHTWSYVPSKDNPADLVSRGLKADVISCSSLWWSGPTYLTEIESTWPKMPNVNERHDLPELITCSFALDNKTNTDDLISNLIKNKSKLTHLQNTIAYLQRFIYNCRNPTRKFTGLLSIQDLQNSLNLIIRKAQSEMFPEEYAILKAGKAIPNKNRLISLSVFIDSEDIIRVGGRLANSSYCYDTKHPIVLCSKHHFTKILFAHYHLKYLHAPPQLLLNNIKQTYWPLGGKNLSKNIVHKCVTCFRHKAETVQPIMGQLPASRTELEYPFLHCSVDYAGPVLIADKKGRGCKLIKSYLAIFICNSVKACHIELVTSLSCEAFIAALNRFVSRRGKPQSITSDNATTFVGTCNELAKLLVQSDLQGQMAQEGIEFKFVPAYTPHFNGLAESCVRSTKFHLKRLLQTTHLTYEEMATCLAQIEAVLNSRPLTPLSSDPSDLSALTPAHFLIGRSFSSIPHPQVTDTNINRLERFKRIELLKQHFWNRFSLEYVHLLQQRVKWQSSLRELKLGLACPH; encoded by the coding sequence ATGGCTGACGAAAAGATGATTAAAAAACGCAGCTGTATGAAATCAAAGCTTACGATTTTTAGTAACTACGTTAAGGTCTTTAAAACCTGCAAAGAACCTAGTAGCTTACAACTGCTGGACCTGGAAAGTCGGTTTAGTAAATTCGATGCCTTATACGCGGAATTTGATAAATTACAGAGCGACATCGAAATGCTTTCGGATGAACCCGATAGAGAGGCAGTGGAGCGCGAGCAGTTTGAGGCCCAGTACCACTCGCtggtggcggcggcgcgcgcgctgctcgGCGCGCGTACCCCGCGCCGCGACGCGCTCGACGCATCGGGCTACGAGGATGCTCAGGCAAGCgcttttaaaaacaattgtgTTAGATTGCCAAAAATTGATTTACCCGTCTTTAATGGTCACTATCAACACTGGCTCGAGTTTAGGGACACGTTCACCTCCTTAATTCATTCGAGACAAGACATCGATAGcattaataaattgcattacCTTCGTGCTTCCTTAAAAGGGAGCGCCTTACTTGTCATCGATAACTTAGATTTCAAATCCGAAAATTATGAATCCGCTTGGCAATTGTTGTGCAGTAGGTACGACAATAAGAGGTTGCTAGTAAATAATCACGTCAGAGAACTTTTTAACGTTGAGCCTATGCGCAACGAATCATATTCGTCTATACGACACATTATTGATGTCACAAATAAAAATCTCCGTGCATTGTCTACTTTAGATCAACCTACTGAGCATTGGGACACGTTAATAATTCACATGATGGCCGAAAAACTTGATAGTGTCACTCATAGAGTATGGGAAGAATACAGAAATACGCTCACTGATCCACCTTCTTTAGAAATGTTTACTATCTTTCTTAGCAACCGAGCAGTTCTATTGGAGACATTGCAAGAAAGTaaaggtaaattaaataaatcagaatcatataaaacaaatacaaatctacttatagctacaaataatcaaaataattataacaaaaaaacaacaaaccatcaatttaataaaaaccataaaaaaatatttacatgccCCCTATGCAATCAAAATCATTTTCTATTTAACTGTGAAACATTCAGAGCCCTTCCTATTGAAACCCGTATTCATAAGGCCAAAGAAACTAAGGTCTGTCTTAATTGTTTACGTCCCGGGCATATAGAAAACAATTGCAATCTTGTACCATGTAAATATTGCAAAAAAAGGCATAATACTCTCTTACATTTGCATGAGCCTCGATCAATACCTGAACCTCCTATTCCCTCGACTAGCAACATAAATAATTTTGCTAGTTCGAGCATCTTAAAACAGCCTACTACTTTTTCGCACGTTTTGCTATCCACAGCGCTCGTGCAAGTGATCGACAGCGCGGGCGCCGCGCACTCTGCTCGAATGCTGCTCGACAATGGCAGCACGGCCAACTTCGTAACGCAATCGCTCTGCGGTAAGCTGGGTTTGTCGCGACGTAGTGCGAGCTCCACGGTGAcaggtataaataataatacttcttATATTACACAGTCTTGCAGCCTTACTATGAAGTCGTCTTACTCTGACTATAGCCTTACTGTCGACTGTCTTATTTTACCTCAGATCACCAAAGCTTTACCGTCTTCATttataaatatcgaaaatattcCTCTTCCTATGGGAATAAGTCTAGCTGACCCTTCGTTTAATATACCGTCAGTCATAGACATCTTGGTCGGGGCTGACGTATTTTGGTCCGTCTTATGTAACAATTCCATAGACTTAGGTAAGAATCAACCTAAGTTGTATGAAACGAAACTGGGTTGGTTGGTGTCTGGGTACGTCGCCCGTCTTAAAGCACCGTCTTCATCTTCtgtttgtcattttttaaacgagGAGCCCAATCCCGACTTGTCGCGTTTCTGGGAACTTGACACTGTAGCAGCCAAGCACTCCTTGTCTCCTGAGGAACGTGCATGCGAGCAGAGCTTCCTAGCAAACACTACGCGCAACAATGACGGTGGTTTTGTAGTGACCATGCCGCTGAAGGATGATCCTTCAGTCTTAGGCGATTCCTTTCAAAAAGCAAAGTGCCGTTTTTTATCTTTAGAGCGTAAGTTTGCTAGAGAGCCTGTCTTCAAACATAGGTACATGGAGTTCATGCGTGAATATGAACACTTAGGTCACATGACCGAAAACAAGGAGCCTTCGTCTAGCTGTCTTCAACAGGTCTCTTATTTTATAGCTCATCATGGTGTCATTCGTGAGTCTAGCCTTACTACAAAACTTCGTGCAGTCTTTGATGCTTCTGCTGCCTCTTCTTCTGGAATTTCGCTTAATGACATCCAGATGGTCGGTCCTACTGTACAGGAAGATCTTTATTCTATCTTATTGCGTTTTCGTCAACACAGATACGTCGTAACCGGCGACATAGAGAAGATGTATAGAGCGATCGAAATTAACCCCATCCAACGTTCTCTTCAACAAATCATCTTTCGATATGACACAACAAAACCCTTAAAAACTTACACTCTTAATACGGTGACGTATGGGACGGCATCAGCTCCATACTTAGCCACAAAGTGTTTGGTTAGTTTAGCCGCTAGCGCTCCTAATAACGACGTTAAACAGGCTATTCAACGAGATTTCTACGTCGACGATTATTTGGGCGGTTCTTCAACTATTGATCGTACCATAAATCTCTGTACAGGTATCATTGACACATTAAAATCAGCAAAATTCAATTTACGAAAATTTCGGTCCAATAATCAGATAATCCTTGACAATATATCCCCTTCTTCCCCTCAATCAGAAAATGTATTAGATATTTCTAATACCCATAAACAGGTGTCTTCAAAAACGTTAGGATTAAATTGGATTTCAGATTTGGACTTGTTAAGTTATTCCATTAATATCGAACTTcctgaaaaaattacaaaacgtcaCATTTTATCTGTCATCAGTCAAATATTCGACCCACTAGGTCTCGTGGGCCCATGTGTCGTGGAGGCAAAAATCATAATGCAGAGATTATGGATAGAGCAGTGTTCTTGGGATACCGAGGTTCCAGACGAAATAAAACGGCTCTGGTTTTCGTTTACCGACACTCTGCCTCTTCTTAACCAGCTAAAAATTCCTCGTTGGGTACTCAGCGAAGACTCTATTGTTCACGAGCTTCACATTTTTTCAGACTCATCGGAGCGGGCGTACGGCGCCTGTGTGTACGTTCGTTCTGTAAGTAAGTCAGGTCTTATCAAGGTCCACCTCTTGACGTCAAAAAGTCGGGTGGCACCAATAAAACCGACGACAATTCCCCGCCTAGAGCTTTGCGGAGCTTTGCTGGCTGCAAGGCTgtgtaataaaacattaacatCTTTAACCATACAGATCACAAAATGTAGATTTTGGTGTGACTCTACTATTGTGCTGGGTTGGCTGAATACACCGTCAACCAATCTCAAAAGCTTTGTTCGCAACCGTGTTCATGAAATTCAGGAAAGCACTGAAGGTCACACGTGGAGCTACGTACCGTCGAAGGACAATCCGGCGGATCTTGTTTCTCGTGGGCTGAAGGCTGATGTCATCAGCTGTTCATCATTGTGGTGGTCCGGGCCGACTTATTTGACAGAGATTGAATCCACTTGGCCTAAAATGCCCAACGTAAACGAGAGACACGATCTACCCGAGTTGATTACTTGTTCTTTCGCGCTTGATAATAAAACTAACACGGATGACTTAATATCTAacttaatcaaaaataaatctaaactaACTCACTTACAAAATACAATAGCATATTTACAAAGGTTTATTTACAACTGTCGTAATCCTACCAGAAAATTTACTGGTCTTCTTTCCATTCAGGACCTTcaaaattcattaaatttaatcataCGTAAAGCTCAATCTGAAATGTTTCCTGAAGAATATGCTATTCTAAAAGCTGGTAAGGCAATACCTAACAAAAATAGATTAATTTCTTTAAGTGTTTTTATCGACTCTGAAGATATAATTCGTGTTGGTGGTAGGCTAGCAAATTCCTCTTATTGTTACGATACTAAGCACCCCATAGTTTTATGTAGTAAGCATCATTTTACTAAAATTCTTTTCGCTCActatcatttaaaatatttacatgccCCGCCTCAGCTTTTGTTGAATAATATAAAGCAGACTTATTGGCCTTTAGGAGGCAAAAACCTATCGAAAAATATAGTTCACAAATGTGTTACATGTTTCAGGCATAAAGCTGAAACTGTACAGCCTATCATGGGCCAGTTACCGGCTTCTCGAACGGAACTGGAGTATCCATTTTTACATTGTAGCGTCGACTACGCTGGGCCAGTGTTGATAGCCGATAAAAAAGGTAGAGGTTGCAAACTTATAAAATCTTATTTGGCAATCTTCATATGCAATTCTGTAAAAGCCTGTCACATCGAGCTCGTTACGTCGTTGTCTTGCGAAGCGTTCATTGCCGCCTTGAATCGCTTCGTTTCTCGTCGGGGGAAGCCTCAAAGCATTACGTCCGACAATGCCACAACTTTTGTTGGCACTTGTAACGAGTTAGCGAAACTTTTAGTTCAATCGGACCTTCAAGGTCAGATGGCTCAAGAAGGCATTGAATTTAAGTTTGTACCGGCATATACGCCCCATTTTAATGGTTTGGCC